In Xiphophorus hellerii strain 12219 chromosome 13, Xiphophorus_hellerii-4.1, whole genome shotgun sequence, the following proteins share a genomic window:
- the LOC116730979 gene encoding gastrula zinc finger protein XlCGF57.1-like, whose product MRTHTGEKPFSCVTCGKSFSEKGHLTQHMMIHTGEKPFSCVNCGKSFSQKCNLTQHMKIHTGEKPFSCVNCGKSFSRKQDLTQHMIIHTGEKPFSCVNCGKAFSHKQHLTQHMMIHTGEKPFSCVKCRKSFSQKQDLIQHMMIHTGEKPFSCVKCGKSFSRKQDLTRHMMIHTGEKPFSCVNCGKSFSQKRHLTPHMMIHTGEKPFSCVNCGKGFSQKQVLTRHMMIHTGEKPFSCVNCGKGFSRKQNLTHHMRIHTGEKQ is encoded by the coding sequence atgagaactcatacgggtgaaaagccgttttcatgtgtgacctgtggaaaaagttttagtgaaaaaggtcatttaactcagcacatgatgattcacactggtgaaaagcctttttcatgtgtgaactgtggaaaaagttttagtcaaaaatgtaatttaactcagcacatgaagattcacacaggtgaaaagccgttttcatgtgtgaactgtggaaaaagttttagtcgaaaacaggatttaactcagcacatgattattcacactggtgaaaagccgttttcatgtgtgaattgtggaaaagcttttagtcacaaacagcatttaactcagcacatgatgattcacactggtgaaaagccgttttcatgtgtgaagtgtcgaaaaagttttagtcaaaaacaggatttaattcagcacatgatgattcacactggtgaaaagccgttttcatgtgtgaaatgtggaaaaagttttagtcgaaaacaggatttaactcggcacatgatgattcacaccggtgaaaagccattttcatgtgtgaattgtggaaaaagttttagtcaaaaacggCATTTAACTccgcacatgatgattcacacaggtgaaaagccattttcatgtgtgaattgtggaaaaggttttagtcaaaaacaggttttaactcggcacatgatgattcacactggtgaaaagccgttttcatgtgtgaactgtggaaaaggttttagtcgaaaacagaatttaactcatcacatgaggattcacacaggtgaaaagcagtag
- the LOC116730936 gene encoding gastrula zinc finger protein XlCGF8.2DB-like, with the protein MKTFPASPTNVEISCSEPEPNREQLVSRDGCDAEDRNQEESNDEDTEISSDEEPKQNNRCQKTRGYDNNSDKLKQKEQKKMHKDKNLYSCTMCDKLFSQKTHLIYHMRTHTGEKPFSCKFCGKCFSRESIVNNHLRIHTGEKPFSCLTCGKSFTLKHKLTDHMRIHTDEKTFPCNACDKSFNLKSNLKQHLRIHTGEKPFSCVTCGKSFSQRSQVMLHMRSHTGDRPFSCVTCGKSYIHKGHLTDHMRTHTGEKPFSCLTCGKSYSQKGHLTVHMRIHTGERPFPCSTCGKTFSRRSRLKKHVRIHTR; encoded by the coding sequence ATGAAAACCTTTCCTGCATCTCCTACCAATGTAGAAATAAGCTGCAGTGAACCCGAACCAAACAGGGAGCAACTCGTCTCTCGGGACGGCTGTGATGCTGAGGACCGAAATCAGGAAGAAAGCAATGATGAAGACACAGAAATAAGCAGCGATGAAGAACcgaaacaaaataacagatgtcagaaaaccagAGGGTATGATAACAATtctgacaaattaaaacaaaaagagcagaagaaaatgcacaaagataaaaatctgtatTCATGTACGATGTGTGATAAATTGTTTTCTCAAAAGACTCACTTGATCTACCACATGAGAAcgcacacaggtgagaagcctttctcatgcaagttttgtggaaaatgtttcagtcGAGAAAGTATTGTGAACAATCACCTGAGAATCCACACAGGCGAAAAGCCCTTCTCATGtctgacctgtggaaaaagtttcactctcAAACATAAATTGACggatcacatgagaattcacacagatGAGAAAACGTTTCCGTGCAACGCTTGTGATAAATCTTTTAATCTAAAAAGCAATCTGAAGCAGCACCTGAGAATCCACACGGgcgagaagcctttctcatgtgtgaCCTGCGGTAAAAGTTTCAGTCAAAGAAGTCAAGTAATGCTTCACATGAGAAGTCACACGGGTGACCGACCTTTTTCATGCGTGACCTGTGGGAAAAGTTACATCCACAAAGGTCACCTAACTgatcacatgagaactcacacaggtgagaagccattttcatgtctgacatgtggaaaaagttacagtcAGAAAGGCCATTTGACAGTTCACATgcgaattcacacaggtgagaggccGTTTCCATGTAGCACCTGTGGAAAAACCTTCAGTCGAAGAAGTCGTTTAAAAAAACACGTGAGAATTCACACAAGATAG
- the LOC116731641 gene encoding lysosomal-associated transmembrane protein 4B-like: MFTDKMMMSPWDRWYSTSCCLCCHVRTGTIILGVWYMLINAVVLLILLTALSDPEKYHLTSAELANDLDVMDDASKYPKNKVISRTSQFVFHPTRYYALPEKPELPEKTLV; the protein is encoded by the exons ATGTTCACAGACAAGATGATGATGTCCCCGTGGGACCGCTGGTACTCCACAAGCTGCTGCCTGTGCTGCCATGTCCGCACAGGAACCATCATCCTGGGGGTCTGGTATATG CTCATCAATGCCGTGGTGTTGCTCATCCTGCTCACGGCCCTCAGTGATCCAGAAAAGTATCATCTGACCAGTGCCGAGTTGGCCAATGACCTGGATGTCATGGATGATGCCAGTAAGTAtcctaaaaacaaagttataagTAGAacttcacagtttgttttccacCCAACACGCTACTATGCACTACCTG agaaacCGGAGCTCCCggagaaaactttagtttaa